Part of the Paenibacillus sp. YPG26 genome, TGAGTAAGCTGAGGAACCTCACTCTTCAATAGATCCTTATGGAACGGGCGGGTCTGGGACTTGCTGTCTCCAGACTGTAGCTCATCTCTATGCTTCGTAGCTTCTTTGATGGCCAGAGGGGCAATCGCATTGACAACGGCAGGAAGCTGCGCTTGATCAAGCTGCAGGGAGATCTGTCTGGAACCGTCCGCCGCCGAGTCCATGATCACGTAATCCTTCAGATTGCCGACCAGCGCATCAATCACGGTCTCTACCTGGCGTGAAGTTTCGGGGTCAGTGGCTCCCGAGTGATCCGTTCTCTTGAACCCGGCTTCATCGGTATGCTTCTTCACATAATAAGTATCGCTGTGATCCGGCTTCAGTACAGTCTGATTATTCTGGCTGTAAATACTAACCTTCTGATGCTCTCCTCCAGCCGAGAAGTCCGTATTCCCGCTTGATGTCCCGTTCTTCAAATTCAGTTTGAACTGTGCATTCGCCGTGCCCAGAACCTTGCCGTTATCCTGAATAGAGGCCGCAGCTTGCAAGGTAACACTCTGAACCGTCTTTGTGTTCTTCAGAGCAGACTTGTAAGCTTCATAACCGGATGTGCCTGCCATGGCGCTAAGACCTGTTGTCACCATTAACGCCGCACTAAGACCAACTGTACTTCCCAACACTAACCATTTCTTTTTCATATATATCCTCCTGTGTTCTGTGATTAACTACAATTGCTATGTTAAAAGGAAAAAATAAATTGCCAGTGAACCATTTATTAAAATTTTCTTAAATGGTTCGATGTCTACAAAAACGTCTGCGAACACAAAAAAAGCAAGTCTCCATAGCCCGGAGACCTGCCGCTTCGACCTCATCTTCCCTATTTCTCTTCCTGTCTTGATGCATTGCCCTTAACGACTTTGGTTACCATATCTTCCGCGAGCTCCTGCCCGAATTGATCCAGCCGGCTGGGGCTGGCTGCTGGCCCTGTGTTCTTCGGCTTGTTATTTCTTCCCGTCAAATCGATCACCTCCTCATCTTAACATGATCGACTTGAGCGGGTTTCATGCATTGACATGCAACCTATGGGTGTCATATAATCACAAATGGAAACCTTTTGGTTTCATATAATTGTGAATCTTTAATCACAGCAGCAGCGAGATTGACATTAAATTTATTGGAGGCTAAATTCACATGAGCAATTCCAGTTCCAATTCACTGCCGGATATCCGGCACACCTTTACTTTCCAGGCACCGATCCACAAAGTGTGGAATGCAGTCGCCACTTCTGAAGGCATGTCCGCCTGGTTCATGCCCAACGATTTCAAGGCAGAGCTTGGACATGAGTTCTATCTCGACGCAGGCCCATATGGCAAGAATCTCTGCAAAGTCACCGAGCTCGATCCACCTGCCAAGCTGTCGTTCAGTTGGGCCAAGAACTGGACCATTACCTTCGAATTGAAAGAACTGGACAACCAGACTGAGTTCACGCTGATCCACGCCGGCTGGGATGCTGCCGATCAAGTGCCTTACAACAACATGAATCATGGCTGGGCGGAGATTGGACAGCGGCTCGGCAAATATGTCCAGGCCTAGCATGGATGGAGGTCCCGCCAAGCATGATATCTTTCAGGCTATTGCGGACCCCACCCGCCGCAGTCTGCTCCAGATGCTTGCCGGGCAGGAGATGCCGGTTACCGCCATAAGCGGACACTACCCAATCAGCCGAACGGCTGTATCCAAGCATCTGAGAATTCTCGCGGATGCCGGGCTTGTCATAGAAAGGAAGGTCGGCCGGGAGACCCGGTACCGCCTTGATCCAGAACCGCTTACAGAATTGAAGCGGTGGTTAAGCTTTTACGAGCGATTCTGGGATAATAAAATGGCCATGCTGAGAAACTATGTGGAGTCTGAAGACAACTAATAACAGAGCATGGGTGTACCAACATACATCACAAAAAAAGACCGCAGCAGCGGTCTTTTTGGCGTCTAACACTGTTATGATGGGACTCGGCTATCTTTTCACGAACCCGCATTTCTCTATAATGATCATGTGCCAATCAACAAGCTCAGCTGTGATCCTCAATAAGTGTTAATTTACCTTCCTTGATCTGAAATACGGACTTGCCTTGCAAATGAATCTTGTCGCCCGCCTTCAGCCCATTCGGTAAATCAACCGCAAGTGTACCTTCATAATCAATCTGAACTTCTGCTTGATCGTCCTCAGCCGCATAACCAGTAATGGTCTGACACCGATTCGAGAACATAGCTGCCGACTTGCCCGCCAGTTCCCGAAATTCCTCGATGCCTTGGATCTCCGTGTCAACTTCTCCGTTAGAGATATTTCTGAACAGGATTTCCTTATCTAACAGCCCAACCATACCCTCGATATCGAACGTGTTGTAAGCCTCAATATATTTCTCAATAATGTCTCTCTTCACATCTCCAGCCATCGTCATTCTCCTCTCCAATTCCTAGCTCTTTGATCCTTCCCCAAAGCCACTATTCTTTGTGATCTTCTTGCTTACGAGATATCTCGTTGTACAAGCGTTCATCATCGATGAAATCATGCGACTGATGGGCAGCCATCACCCCATGGTAGCTAATATCCAGTCCAATCTCTTCCTCTTCCTCCGTCGAACGTACAGGAAGCCAGCGGTTAATTAACTTGAGACCGAACCAGGTAAGCGTGAAGCCCCAAGTACAAAGGACGACTAGGCCGAGAACCTGAACCCCGAACAGCTGCCAGCCCCCTCCATACAAAAGTCCGCCATCCTGTGCAAGCAGGCCAGTAGCCAGCGTGCCCCACACCCCCGATACAGCATGGACCGGGAAAGCGCCAACCGGATCATCGATCTTCCTGGCTTCCAGCCAGTTCGTTGCGGCCATCATCAGAAGCCCGGACACAGCTCCAATGAATATCGCAGCTTCATCACTGACAAAAGCACACCCGGCTGTAATACCGACCAGTCCAGCAAGGGATCCGTTAATAACCGAAGGAGCATCGGAGCGGTTATATCTGATGAGTGTATACACAAGAGTGCTCGCTCCACCAGCCGCAGCAGACAGCATCGTAACTATGGCGATATGGCCAATCCGGACATCGGAAGCCGTCAAGGTGCTGCCCGCATTGAACCCGAACCAACCGAACCACAGCAGGAATGCCCCGACTGAGGCCAACGGCAGATTACTAGGCAGTGAGATTGTACTAGAACCCTTAGACGTGAATTTACCAATACGTGGTCCGATGACAATAGCTGCAGCCAGTGCCGAGAATCCCCCCAGGGCATGGATGACTGCTGAACCGGCGAAATCCCGCATGCCCAGCGCGCCAAGCCAGCCGTTCCCCCATACCCAGTGGCCCGCGATTGGATAGATTAACGCCGTCATCAGTACAATGTAGAGCAAGTATACCCTGAAGTTAATCCGTTCGGCCACCGCACCGGATACAATCGAGATAACAGCGATCGCAAATGCCGCCTGAAACAGCCAATACGTATCGATAGAAATCGAGAACTTGAGATGCGACAAATCACCGTGCAGCAGAAATCCACTCGTGCCGACAGCTCCCCACACATCTTTGCCGTACAT contains:
- a CDS encoding SRPBCC domain-containing protein; this encodes MSNSSSNSLPDIRHTFTFQAPIHKVWNAVATSEGMSAWFMPNDFKAELGHEFYLDAGPYGKNLCKVTELDPPAKLSFSWAKNWTITFELKELDNQTEFTLIHAGWDAADQVPYNNMNHGWAEIGQRLGKYVQA
- a CDS encoding metalloregulator ArsR/SmtB family transcription factor produces the protein MDGGPAKHDIFQAIADPTRRSLLQMLAGQEMPVTAISGHYPISRTAVSKHLRILADAGLVIERKVGRETRYRLDPEPLTELKRWLSFYERFWDNKMAMLRNYVESEDN
- a CDS encoding nuclear transport factor 2 family protein; the encoded protein is MAGDVKRDIIEKYIEAYNTFDIEGMVGLLDKEILFRNISNGEVDTEIQGIEEFRELAGKSAAMFSNRCQTITGYAAEDDQAEVQIDYEGTLAVDLPNGLKAGDKIHLQGKSVFQIKEGKLTLIEDHS
- a CDS encoding ammonium transporter, which translates into the protein MNIESLQAGLDTVWVVLTAAMILLMEGGFALVEAGFVRYKNNVNIIMKVFADITIGTLCYYVLGFALMYGKDVWGAVGTSGFLLHGDLSHLKFSISIDTYWLFQAAFAIAVISIVSGAVAERINFRVYLLYIVLMTALIYPIAGHWVWGNGWLGALGMRDFAGSAVIHALGGFSALAAAIVIGPRIGKFTSKGSSTISLPSNLPLASVGAFLLWFGWFGFNAGSTLTASDVRIGHIAIVTMLSAAAGGASTLVYTLIRYNRSDAPSVINGSLAGLVGITAGCAFVSDEAAIFIGAVSGLLMMAATNWLEARKIDDPVGAFPVHAVSGVWGTLATGLLAQDGGLLYGGGWQLFGVQVLGLVVLCTWGFTLTWFGLKLINRWLPVRSTEEEEEIGLDISYHGVMAAHQSHDFIDDERLYNEISRKQEDHKE